The nucleotide window ATGGGGGTCTGGTTGGACTCACCggaggcagcagaatggATTATAGATAACGGAATATTAGTGGGGCAAAGGTTCATCGGGAGCGTGGAACCCTAccgggtggagaagaagaggtgtcgccgctgccaacaaTTTGGCCACCTAGCCTGGTCATGCAAGGAACGAGTGAAGTGCGGACATTGCGCGGGTCACCACGACCAGCGTCACTGCTTCCCAGGAATAAGACCCAGATGCTCAGACTGCAATGGAGAACACCCAACGGGCGACCGGGCATGTCAGGCATCCCCTAACCCCAGTCCATTCCAATGACGGCAACCCTTCGCATCTTACagttgaacatcatgaaatcgagggcagggatggaagccctcatcaacgaccatcaaagccaaaacCTGGACCTACTTCTGATTCAGGAACCGCCAAAGACAGCATACCACACCCATGTTAACCACAGTGCTTGGCGACTCTACCGACCGACACACCCGGAAATACCGCGgttccgcagcctcctctatGTCAACCGGAGgatctccacatcatcacaccGCCAGATCCACTGCAATCACCCAGACGTGGTAGGCATCAAAATCTGGACTTCAGAACTACAGTACCTGGTATTCTCAATCTACATCCCGCCAATAGCGATGCATGAGCCGTtcgaagccagcagcgcccaggagatactggaggaaatccagaaaattaTCCAAGAACATACAGAGCAGAATAGCCGTACGACAAAACTTATCTTAGCAGGCGACTTTAACCGTCACCACCCTGCATGGAGCCATCGCGCGGTCCATCACCGCTTCGCACAACATGCGGAGGaactgatcaacttctttcaagccCACGAGCTACAGTGGTGCCTGGCTAAAGGCGACATAACATACTGGTCCCTTAATCAACCGGGAAAGACATCAGTTCTCGACCTCACGCTTACCAACGATGTAACACGCTTGATCAAATGCCAACTCTACCACGACCACTATGGGTCAGACCACCGAGGAACATATTCGGAATGGAATCTCCAGGCAGAGCAAACTAGAAAGCCCAAACCGAAAAGGGCGTATGACCGAGCTGACTGGGCCCGAGTAGCTCAAGATATACTAAGACAGATCGACCCACCTGTGAATATTCAGTCGGCCCAGGATCTAGACTACGCGGTCAACAACCTAATCCAGACCACAGTAGCTGCCCTAGACCGACATGTGCCGGTGCAGGCCCCGTGCCCATACTCGAAGCGCTGGTTCACTACGGATCTCAAGGCCCAGCAGATTGAGGTTAACCAGATCCGGCGACGGTGGCAAAACAGATGCGCCCTGCTAGGGCCTAACCACCCAATGACGAAGATACTTTTCGAAGAAATGCGGCAGAAAAGACGAGAGTGGACCAGAGCaattgagaaagcaaaaggtAGACACTGGAAGGAATTTCTTGACAAAGCCGGCGAAGGCCATCTGTGGAAAGCAGCTACTTACACGCGGCCCCGGGATACCTACATGagcatccccaccctcaGAGTAGGCACTGAAGAGGTGACAGATAAccaagggaaagcagaggcattcctgcaagccttcttccccatgatGGCTGAACCCGAGCCAGAGGAACTGGTGAACCCCGCGGAGGAGCTACCATGGGAACCGATTACTGAACAAGAGATCTACCGGTCGCTCAGAGTGGCCAAGGGGACTACAGCCCCTGGTAGAGATGGGATCCCCACGCTTGTCTGGAAACACTTGTGGACCTAccttaaagatattatcacCATGATCTTCACGAAATCAGTGGACCTGGGCCATCACCCCAGACAATGGAGGCAGGCGCGGATTGTCGTGCTGCGGAAACCAGGCAAACCCGATTATTCAGCCCCGGGGGCATACCGACCGATCTCACTGCTCAATACCCTAGGGAAGGTCCTGGAGGCAGTCATGGCGCGCAGGCTGTCGTACTGGGCAGAGAaacatggacttcttccagatacacAGTATGGAGGCAGGCCAGGACGGAGTACAGAGCAAGCCCTGCTTGTCCTTGCCAATGCGATAGACCGAGCATGGGCACAGTCCAGAATAGTCACACTTATTGCGTTTGACCTGAAAGGCGCGTTCAACGGAGTGTACCAGTCTAGCCTGGACGTTCAACTACGGGCCAAAGGCATTCCGTCAAAGGCCCGACAATggatcagcagcttcatggaggaCCGACAAGCTAGTATCACattcgatgactttgaaacAGACGACCTTCCCCTAGGAAATGCAGGCCTGGCCCAAGGATCCCCACTCTCGCCAATCCTCTTTGGATTCTATAATTCAGATCTAGTTAATCAACCGGTCAACAGTAATGGTGGAGCATCAGCCTTCATCGATGACTACTTCCGCTGGCGGATCAGCTCGTCAGCGgaagagaatatcaagaaaatccaagaagaggaCATTCCGCGGATTGAACAATGGGCGCGTCAAACAGGCGCGTCATTTGCCGCTGAAAAAACCGAGCTGATTCACTTGACCCGACGCAAAACGGCACACAGAATCGGACAGATCCGGATGAACGGCCAGGTTATTCAACCAGCCGACACTGCCAAGCTTCTAGGAGTCATCTTTGACAAGGAGCTGCGGTGGAAAGAGCACGTACAGAGAGCAGTTcaacgagcaagcaaggtaaACATAGCCCTGAGTGGGCTACGGCACCTTCGGCCGGAACAGATGCGCCAGCTCTACCAGGCCTGCGTGCTACCAGTGCTGGATTACGCATCCACAGTCTGGCATAAACCACTCCGAGACAAGATCCATCTGAGGCTTCTTGAGACAGTTCAACGGACCGCCCTCATCCGGATCCTGTCGGCCTTCCGGACAGTATCCACGGCAGCTCTCGAAGTCGAAGCCCACATGCTGCCTACCCACCTGCGACTCAAGCAACGGGCACAGATAGTGATAGCCCGCTTCAGCACCTTACCGGAAGACCACCCAGTCCATGATGTCATCAGCCGGGCAAGAGTACGCAGCACCCAGGTCGGCAATAGGGCGCGCTTTCCCCTGGCAGAAACCCTACGAACAATGAACCTCACGCGGctgcaagccctggaaagaattgacCCCAGACCACTAGCACCTTGGCGAGCCCAATCTTTCACCGATATTGAAATTGAGCCGGATCGGGAGAAAGCACAGACCAATGCTCTAGCAAGAGCGGCCACACCCAACATTACAGTCTTTTCGGATGCCTCGGGCAAAGAGAATCAGCTAGGAGCCGCGGCGGTGGCTctcgaccacaaccagcgGATCGTAGGGTCTCgacaagtcagcattggttCGATGGAGTTCTGGTCCGTCTACGCAGCTGAGCTAATGGCGATCTACTACGCGATCGGGCTGGTTTTTCAGCTCgcgcagaagaaccagagatccagagcaacaGACGCAGAACCAGCGACAATCCTTAGTGACAGCATGTCGGCCCTGCAGGTTATCAAAAACTCCTGGAACAAATCAGGCCAGCGTATCATTCAGGCGATTCACCAGTCGGCCGGGGAGCTCAGGGCGCGAGGGATCCCACTGCGACTACAATGGGTTCCGGGTCACTGCGGCAACCCTGGAAACGAAGCAGCAGACCGCctagccaaagccacggtAGGGGGTGAAAAGAGACACCCCTTTAGACATCTTCTGTCACGAGAGAAAAGGTACATCCGCAGGAATATTAGCGACGAATGGCACCAAGAATGGAGGGCCTCTCGAAACGGAGGACATCTCCGCCGCATTGATCGGGCCCTACCGGCCAACCGGACCCGCCGGCTCTACGGCTCGCTCCCCCGAAACCGagcctacttactcacccAACTCCGGACCGGCCACTCATGGCTGGCGACACACGGAAAACAGCGCGGGCTCCGAGACGATGAgaaatgtgaatgtggggCAACGGAAACCGTGGTCCACGTGTTAATCGATTGCCCGCGGCTTAGTGGGCTACGCCAAGCCCTCCGACGGAAGATTGGAGGGGCATTCaacaatatttcagatatgctgggaggagcaggacaaggtagGGAGGGTAGGTTCCAAGATGGTCCGCAAGACAGTAGCGTCCTCGGGGCGGTcctggactttgcggaggcatcgcagagattccgaagtcgcgcgccacgagggcggcaaaacacaaccccaggcactggccaccacaggccttgacgaggctccaagttcgtcaggaaagtaatagtctacgaggaatggatgtacatagagtgtggagatagtagtaccctgcatgtcgctcaggcgaggggtcagcgtatgaatcaacaacaacaacaactactataTCAGTGGTGAAGTGGCCACATGCCCTAAATGCGGGCACACACTTTGTACAAACTGCAAAGGACGAGCACATACGGGTGACTGTCCGGACGACACCTCCCTGCAACAGCTACTAGCAATCGCACAGCATAATGGCTGGCAACGTTGCCTTTCATGCTGGTGATTAGTGGTATTAGATCATGGTTGCAGCTATATCACGTTCGTAGCCCTGTTCCCTTTTGCCCCAACCTCCctactttcttttctctttgcttttgctgttgTTATCTGAGTCGTTTTCCACACAACTCCAAATCTGACGGAAATCCATAATAGCTGTCGCTGCGGGGCCGAATGCTGCTACAATTGCGGAATGGAGTGGGAGAATTCCCAGTGTGAACAATGGAACGAGCATCGTCTCCTTGCACGTGCATATCAAATCATTGATCGAGAAGCAAGCCAGCCGGCAGCTGCGACCCCCCAACAAGATGCCGATGAGGCCCTTTTGGAGGCTCAAGGCCTCGCTTTCAAACTCAGGAGGTGCAAGCTGAAGACGCAACTGTGGCAGATGAGGAACCCACTGCAACTGTAGAaactcctcctttccccacTAATCGGACAGCACGACGATGCTAGGGTTCGAAAGAGCCCGGGAGCATCTGAGTTGGACATGGTGGTTGTGAAACTAATTACTTAcaagaataaatattctttagtaTTTCTTGACTGTAGCAAGGCATTCCGCCACCATAGGCTTCGTTTCGGGGCAGCTATCCAAAACTGCGAAGTGCTCAAGCCTGGCTTAGGTTTTCTTACAGAAAATGATATGTCCAGTGCTGGTACCTGTTGGGATTATCCGGGGCAGGGTAATATTCTTCAATCAGTAAAGGTGAGTATTGGGTAGGAATAGGGTAAGAGGCTGGTTTTGATCGACCTGGAGActgaagggaagggaggagtAAGGCGCTAGGACAGGGGGAACTGGGAGGCTGGGGTGAAACGAAATAGGATAAAGGATAAGTAACATCTTGATACAGCATCGAAGtggtttattttttaattgaTCCAATCTGActctttctttatcttttcttattttattttttacagcACTTTCTGTATTCTGAGGAACGTCAATTTGCCTGCAATAATGCTTTATTCCAGCAGTGCCCTTTTTATTGGATAAAGGAGAACATACAATCCACTTACTACATCTACTAGCCCCTAATATCATGACCAAATAATACTTGGCAGGTGTAAAATAGTCCGGATACAAGGTATGTAAAAGGGTGCTAGAGTTCCTTCtcaattataaaaaaaagtttgAAAGATACCTATAAGTAGCTGTAGGAGTGGTAATTCTTGGCGTCCAATTCATGGGTCTTCAGACAATAGCTATGCCTCGTCTTCAAACACTCGGGAGAGAGACTAGATTGTCTAGGTACTCTAAGAAGTCGACTCTATGCTATATCGGTAGACCTGTTGATCCCGCAACTCATACACGGACCGGAGAAGGGACAGTCTTGGTATAACGATCTGCAGTGAAAAGCGGCATAAACAACGAGTATCTGGCGACATACATAATATAGCAGCGCGTTCTTGGACGCGAGGTTTGACGAGGAGATCAGGTATTTTTATACAAATGCGTGACCTGACTCTGGACTTTGCTTCTACAGGGCTCTCTCCCAAGCCTTCTACCAGACTATTCCATGCATCCTCTCTCCTCTGGGCTCAACTGGATACAATCCCTCCGCCGGCAGACCAGGTCATCTAGTACTTGGGGCGATTGGGACCACCCTGATCGACCTACATCAGTGGAATTCCAGATCGTACAACACGGCGGCCACAGCTCTGCCATCGATTTGATGCCTTGTCGATTACAGTGGGCGAAGAAAGAATCAGCCAACGAACGGGAAGAACTGATACGCGCGGTGTACGAGGCCTCGTACCTCCGAGCGGAAAATGCCTACTACCGGAAAGTACGGCGCGCCGCCATTCTGTTTCAGGCCGATATCGCGTCCATTCTACTCGGTCATGACTCTGTACGGCAGTTGCGCGTGTGTCTTCAGCAAATTCAGCAAGCTACTGCCCAGCAGAGCAGACGGTCAATCTGGCGGCGACGGAGCGTGTTTGGGTCACCAGCAGTATCCAGCGCGAGCCTCCTCTGCACCGCACTTGAAGATCTCGAGCTCGCACTGAACCGGCTTGATGACAACTATACTAGGCTTCAGGGAGCCCACGCAGCTTTCGCAGAAGCTCTGCGACAGATTGATCAAGAGTACGCAGATTTCTTCTCTATAAAGTTAGGCAACGAGCCCGCGCACTTCTAGTTCAAATGCCAGGTACGACCTGGAGTCAAAGCAGGGGTGCTACCTGTCAATTGTAACACAATAATTTTCGCAATCATTCAAAACCTTGCAACGGTACATAATGTACATACGTGACCATAGAAATCAAACTGGCAGAGGCGGTAATAACAGAAACATCAATAAAATGAAAGCAGTCCCGGCGACGGCCACAGTATTCCCGAAAAAGAAGGCATATAGGTTTTTTACTCCTGACCAGGTGCATGAACATTGCTTCTTATACGCTGTTATGCTCCTTTTCTTGGAAGCGTAGGTCTGAGCAGCATTTAGTGCCTTGAACCTTGATCGGACGACGTAGTAGTTGATGGGGACCGCCAACAGATGTAGCCAAGGATTTCCAGAATCGTTTCCAGTAACTCATGCTAGCAGTCATTCGGTCAGCCGCGCACTAGAATGGCCTATGTCTCGCATACCTCCTCAGCAATAGCTGCATCAATTTCCGTACACGAGATAAGCCAGTTGACCGCCTCGTGCTCCAGGCTTAATGAATCAATCCACCAATCGACTTGGTCAATATCCCAGCGTCCAGTCGTAGCCCGAAGATAGGGGAATTGCTCTAGGATCACCTGCAGCATCTGCCAAACCGCTGAAAGTGGACGCCGATAACCACGAACGTGAAGGATGTGTGAGACAGCAAGATCAGTGAACCCGCGAGATATGAAATAAATCAATATAATGACCTCTGCATCTGACCACCGATAATCCATTATGTGGGGATGGCTGTAATGGCAACTTCTGCGGCCCCAAGCAGATGGAAATGCGCAGTGATGGCTATCCCGAAAGGGGTGCCACAAGAGACCTCTGCATGGACAATAGTCATGCGAGAAGCAATGTGAGCTAGAATAGCAGGTCGTTAGCGTCCAATTCAACACTGGCTGTATGATTGAATATACCTAGTCATCTCTTGTTCCTACCCCGCCGAGCCTGTTCCACTGAAGAACGGACAAGACAGGACTGAATCGCCCTTATTGGGGTCTAGTGTACTACCTATTAGTGTATCTAGTGTCGACCAAGTCCAGGTGGTTCTCTTAATAGTACGTATACTGTTACCTACTTTCTCTTAATAAGAAGATGAAAATAAATGTAAAAATTACATTGCGTTGCAAATCCGGGTACGTATTCAAAGGAACGACCCAGGCTTGTGGGTGTGAGACCTGCTGCACGCGAAACCTGCTGATTACATGTATATGGGCCACTGTATAGCTGAAACCGCATGAAAACAGCATAAGTTCAATCTCGTGTTCGGACACTGTTCATGATATGATGTTCTTAGGCTTGCGCATCTTGTGCACAGTGCTCGTCCTTGTCTTCTATGAGCGCATTATCTTCATCACTCAGGGACATTAATTGCTTGGGACCGGCAACCACCACAGCATGTCTCAGGTGGCCAGGAACGGCTGCCGGATCAACTAGGCGATGCCCT belongs to Aspergillus luchuensis IFO 4308 DNA, chromosome 3, nearly complete sequence and includes:
- a CDS encoding uncharacterized protein (COG:S;~EggNog:ENOG410QDN7;~InterPro:IPR000477,IPR036397,IPR012337,IPR005135, IPR002156,IPR036691,IPR043502;~PFAM:PF00078,PF14529,PF00075;~TransMembrane:1 (o1011-1030i);~go_function: GO:0003676 - nucleic acid binding [Evidence IEA];~go_function: GO:0004523 - RNA-DNA hybrid ribonuclease activity [Evidence IEA]), giving the protein MTATLRILQLNIMKSRAGMEALINDHQSQNLDLLLIQEPPKTAYHTHVNHSAWRLYRPTHPEIPRFRSLLYVNRRISTSSHRQIHCNHPDVVGIKIWTSELQYLVFSIYIPPIAMHEPFEASSAQEILEEIQKIIQEHTEQNSRTTKLILAGDFNRHHPAWSHRAVHHRFAQHAEELINFFQAHELQWCLAKGDITYWSLNQPGKTSVLDLTLTNDVTRLIKCQLYHDHYGSDHRGTYSEWNLQAEQTRKPKPKRAYDRADWARVAQDILRQIDPPVNIQSAQDLDYAVNNLIQTTVAALDRHVPVQAPCPYSKRWFTTDLKAQQIEVNQIRRRWQNRCALLGPNHPMTKILFEEMRQKRREWTRAIEKAKGRHWKEFLDKAGEGHLWKAATYTRPRDTYMSIPTLRVGTEEVTDNQGKAEAFLQAFFPMMAEPEPEELVNPAEELPWEPITEQEIYRSLRVAKGTTAPGRDGIPTLVWKHLWTYLKDIITMIFTKSVDLGHHPRQWRQARIVVLRKPGKPDYSAPGAYRPISLLNTLGKVLEAVMARRLSYWAEKHGLLPDTQYGGRPGRSTEQALLVLANAIDRAWAQSRIVTLIAFDLKGAFNGVYQSSLDVQLRAKGIPSKARQWISSFMEDRQASITFDDFETDDLPLGNAGLAQGSPLSPILFGFYNSDLVNQPVNSNGGASAFIDDYFRWRISSSAEENIKKIQEEDIPRIEQWARQTGASFAAEKTELIHLTRRKTAHRIGQIRMNGQVIQPADTAKLLGVIFDKELRWKEHVQRAVQRASKVNIALSGLRHLRPEQMRQLYQACVLPVLDYASTVWHKPLRDKIHLRLLETVQRTALIRILSAFRTVSTAALEVEAHMLPTHLRLKQRAQIVIARFSTLPEDHPVHDVISRARVRSTQVGNRARFPLAETLRTMNLTRLQALERIDPRPLAPWRAQSFTDIEIEPDREKAQTNALARAATPNITVFSDASGKENQLGAAAVALDHNQRIVGSRQVSIGSMEFWSVYAAELMAIYYAIGLVFQLAQKNQRSRATDAEPATILSDSMSALQVIKNSWNKSGQRIIQAIHQSAGELRARGIPLRLQWVPGHCGNPGNEAADRLAKATVGGEKRHPFRHLLSREKRYIRRNISDEWHQEWRASRNGGHLRRIDRALPANRTRRLYGSLPRNRAYLLTQLRTGHSWLATHGKQRGLRDDEKCECGATETVVHVLIDCPRLSGLRQALRRKIGGAFNNISDMLGGAGQGREGRFQDGPQDSSVLGAVLDFAEASQRFRSRAPRGRQNTTPGTGHHRP